ccttttataataattatgcaTTGTAGTTTAATCCGTGTTTCCTTTTATAATTATGCGTTGTGAACTACAAATTGGAGATGCCCCtatgatttattaaatttatattaattgtgAGCCTGAGAGATCAAACAGCTGGTTTGCCCGAGAGGTTAAGGGGGAAGACTTAAGATCTTCTGCACATAAGTGCGCATGGGTTCGAACCCCATAGCCAGCACACAAGTGTGATATGtaattgtttttaatttttaaactgtcgttgtctttctttttttgtctgTCATTTTGGTTGGTTCCATTGGTTCATATTTTGAATGGATTGTAAACTTGTTAGTCAATTATGTAAAAgtgtatcaaatattttgaaaagaaaattccAATAATTTgacattcaatattttttttttttaaacttttaatcgTCCGTCGTTGTCATTTTTCTCTATCATACTAGTAGGTTCCATTGGACCATTGGTTCATTTTTATTGAATTGTAAAATCATAAGAGATTAGTACGTGCAAGAATttcaagtgattttgacaatcAACAAAtcttcaataataataataattaaaagaagTTATATATGCACAGTGAATTTGAAAAGGTCGTTCCACAGTTGTAGGGGAACCACGACGAATCTCCCCTTTATCTGCTGGTTAATTATTTGCTTCAACAgggtttttattttagaatgagAGGGAGCTGGAGATGGtcagggagaaggagagggagctGGAGATGGACCTCAACGTGCTCCTCCCCACAACTGAATGGGTACAAGCTTGGGTGCATTGAAGACGTGGCTGCTGCGAGACTGGGTGCTAACAACGGTACTCCTAGCATCGACAAACCAAAGATTGACAGGCGGGGGAAGAGGGTCGTAAAAAGGGTAGCTTGGGCGGATGAAGTAGGTGGAACTTTATTATCGATCCGGGAGTTCCAAGAGGAGTCCGAGCTGACACCAACTGGGGTAGGGAAGGGCAGGGTTCGAGAACTGGGGAGAGAAGTTAATGTCAAGACTTTGAGAGAGAAGATAGGCATATCTTTCCAGGGATTCGATAAGAAAGGTAGAGGCAGGGTTGCGGGTGACAGCGGTAGCTCTGCATTTACTGTGGGTCGCTCTTATAAGGAGGCTCTGCTCAGGGACATCAGCACTCTACCACCCAAGACCCCACCCACCCCTTGGCTCTCCGGGGATCGGCGAAGTAAGCAACGTTTCGAACGTAGCAGCAACTCCAGAAGGTGTTTCAGGTGCTTGGCTTCGGACCACCTCATCGGGGAGTGTCGCGACCCGGTTAAGTGCCTTCGGTGTCGCAAAACCGGCCATCGGGCTTTCGACTGCAGGGAGCCAGACTCTCGAAGTAAGGTCAGTATGAATAGGGCCTTTCGCCAGCGTGAGCGAGTTCCGAAGGTGTACGTTCCGTATACGGAGGAGTATCTAAGAAGGAGAGAGTATCGCCGGAACGCGGTGCTTGCGGATGTCATCCCACCGGCCAACTTGGGTTCGGACCCCCTACAAACCATTGCGAGCGCTTTGGCTCGTCGTTTCGGCGGATACACGCAGGACTTCGCTGTCGCTCGATATCGTGATCGAGACTACGCTATCTTCCTTCCGGAATGGGTTTCTGCGGAAGTGCTGGCTCGAAGGGAGGTCCTCACCCTTGATGGGTTCTGGATCAGATGCTATGAGTGGGGACAGTACCGGACTGCGAGACCACACAGAGTCTGCTTTAAGGCTTGGATCCGGCTCATCAATTTACCGTTCGAGTGTTGGACGGTCGCTCGTGTCGCCGCTCTAGTGGGAGGGTTCGGTCGGTTCATCAAAGCTGACGATACAACCAAGGCGATGACCGACCTCCGCGCGTTTCGGTGCCAGATCAACCTTGATTCTCTCCGGGAAATCCCTCAGAATTTATCTATTGTGCTGGGAGAGGAGATCTTCTCAGTGATGGTGCATCTGGAGAGTTGGGAGCGGGTCGCGGCTGGCAATGGAGGCGAACCGCCGGCACCTCCAAGAGACGGGGCTGAGATGGGGAACCAGGACCCTGGTCCTGGTGACAGGAGGGGTCGCGCCCAGGGTAACAACGGCCAAGTTCGGGCGGACGAGGAAATGGGAGAAGGGGCCGGGGAACTCGTCGACGCCGGTTCGGTGAATTCTGTTAACAGGGTCCTGTCGGCTTCGTCGCTTCCGCGAATATCGGGCAGCACGTTACCTTGGACGGCGTACGGATCTCACCGGAGCAGATCTCACCGGAGCACGCCCGAGGACGGAGGGGGAGCGGTCCGTTGGGTGGAGCGTCTCGGCACAGTGCGCGAGGCCGCTGCTCCGAAACCCGAGACTCGCGAGGCCGTTGCTCCGAAACCCAAGACTCGCTCTGGGAAGGTCGCTGCCCCGCTGTTGGAGCAGGCGGCGCGGCGCCACCTTGTCCCCTTCCCCAAGATCTCCTTCCCTGCGCAATTGATCTCGGACCCGCCTCGAGCCTCGTGCAGAAAATCAATGATGGCGTCGAGACAGGATGGCGGCAAGGCATTTATTGGGTTTGGTCAACTCTCGGGGATTACCAAACCCATATTGCTTTTCTTTTGGTGGTCAGGGTCTCACGTGATGCTACTCAAGTTGGGGGGAAGCCCTGTAGCTCTTTTTGGACCGACCTTCAGGGCCCAACTACCGAATCCATTCTGGGCTTCACTTTTGGGGCCGGTTGCGGGCGTCGTGTCCTCTCTCCACCTTTCTGGTGGCCTGTCGCTGCGAGCCACGGTGGGATCTACTGGGAGTCGATTAACCCAGCGGACAGGCCTGTCCGACACAATTGACGCGGGTGGGGTTTTATTTCAGGAAGCTATGAGTGGTGTAAGCAACAGGTTTTCTGAAGATCTCGAGGATGCCCTGTTGATGGAGAGGGATGGTACGACGCACAGTCTTTCCTATCCCAACGATGCCACTGTTGAGGATCCGCCGGTATGGTCGCGTGATGTTGTGGTGGCGGGTAAACTCGATAGAGGGATCGGTAGCAATTGTGGGATCGGGGACGGCCCGCGTACCAGCGCACGCCTCGCGACAAGGGAGAAGGGGTCCATTCTTTCCAAAGCTATTTCCAGGAAGGCAAGACTGAGGGGTGGTGGCGCTATTTTCGTGGACGAGCTATCTCCTAGGAAGATAATTCAGAAAAGTCGGCTGTGCGGAGTGATTTTGGATGGAACTGAGGCAGCTCACCTTGCCCAGTTCATGAAAGATTGTGCCTAAGTGGGCCGCGTGGTGTGTAGGGAGTGGACACCTTTTGGGTCTTTTTTGGGGGTTGGTGTCTCTTGTTTGTGATGTTAAGGGTTTTATGTTGGAATGTTAGAGGGCTTAATGACCCTTCTAAACGTTTTGTGGTTAGGGATGTAATTTCGAAGGTTCGTAATGTTATTGTGTGTCTCCAAGAATCGAAAGTTAACCACGTTTCTGGGTCTTTCCTTCGTAGCTTCGCCGGATCTTTTCTTGACAAACGTGTCTATATCGAAGCCAACGGGGCCTCGGGGGGTTTGATTACTTGCTGGAGCTCCCGCATTTTCTCCTGCCAGGAAGTTATTGTTCGCCGCTATTCCATTACTGTCCTTTTAACTCTGCTTAGTAACGGTGCTAGACTCTTCGTGACTAATGTTTATGGACCGGCCACCTGGGATGGAAAGGAGGAATTTTACTCGGAATTGTTGCACTTGAAAGGTAGTTGTAAAGGGAAGTGGCTGCTATGTGGGGATTTTAATAGCACGCGAGGCCAAGAAGAGCGACAAGGGAAGACATGGAGTGCGCGAGCAACTGAGTTATTCAACACACTAATTAGGGACCTGGAACTCCTTGACCTCCCTATGTCTAACCAAAATTTTACTTGGTCCAATATGCAACGAAGCCCGTCGCTTGCTAAACTGGACCGCTTTCTTGTCTCGACAGATTGGGACCAGGATTTTCCCCTGTCGAAGGTCAGCGCTCTCCCAAGAGTGACTTCGGACCACTGCCCCATTCTACTCTCAATTGACAGAGACAGCCCCAGAGTGAAGAAGACTTTTAGGTTCGAAGCTGCATGGCTACTCCATGATGATTTTTTAACCAAAGTGCCTGCCTGGTGGCGAGAGGGGGCGGAGAAACAGTCGGCAGTACTGACCTTCACAGCTAAACTGAGGCATTgtagaataagaattaaagagTGGTGTAAAAAGGAGTTTTATAGTATCAAGGGCCATAAATCCAAGATTATGGAGGAAATACTGGAGTTTGATAACGAGGAGGAGAAGGGCGACTTAACGAGGGAAGCTTTTGAGCGTAGAGAAGAACTGAAAGCTACGCTACTAGGGGTGCTCAAAGATGAAGAAGAATTGTGGAGAACGAGAGCCAAACAACACTGGCTTAAAGAAGGAGATAGCAATTCGAAATTCTTCCACGCTATAGCGAATGGCAGACGGAGAACTAATAGGATTGATACGTTGGAAGAGGGAGAAACAGCGTACCACTCTGAAAAGGACAAGAAGCGACACTTACACCGAATGTTCAAGAAGCTTTTCACGCCAGAAGTTTTAGCCCCAACCTCTTTTGGGGACTGGAGCGAGCTTTTCAGATCAAGGCATATTGACACTAACTCCCTAGCTCGTTTATCGGGGACGTTCAGTGTTGAGGAAATTAAAATAGCTGTCTTCCAATTGGGAAGAGATAAGGCACCGGGGCCCGACGGTTTCCCAATGAGTTTCTATCAAACCTTTTGGGACACGATCCACGTCGACTTACTGAACCTCTTCCACGATTTGTTTGAGGGTACGTTATCCACCGATCCTATTGACTACGCCTACATCCGTCTCATCCCTAAGAAGGAGGGAGCTAAACGTGTGAGCGAATTTAGACCCATAAGCCTTCTCAATGGGATCCAGAAGATCATATCTAAGGTCTTAGCCAACCGATTGGAGACTGTTATGAGCGATCTTGTATCCCATTCACAATCTGCCTTCCTGAAAGGGAGAAATATCACTGATGCCTTCGTAAGCGCCCGGGAGACTCTAGTTTGGGCAAGCAGGTCGGGGGCCGAGGGAGTCGGCGTTAAGGTGGATTTCGAAAAAGCTTACGATAAAATTTTTTGGCCTTTCCTTTATCGCTGTCTACACTGGTGGGGCTTCGACGATAAATGGTGCAATTGGATCAAACTATGCGTTTGCAATGCCAAGATTGCTGTTCTGGTTAATGATGAAGTTACCGACTGGATTAAGATGAGAAGAGGTATTAGGCAGGGGGATCCGCTATCCCCCTACCTTTTCTTACTTGTGGCAGAATGCCTTGCCAGACTTACTAATGAGGCTGTCATTAATAACCTTATATCTGGCATTGGCCCTACACAAGCATCCAGAACCACTCTTATACAGTTTGCCGATGATACCTTTTTCTTCTGTAAAGCCAAGAAGAGATGTctgagaaatttaaaatttattttgaaactcTTCGAATGGGCTTCTGGTCTGAGAATCAATAGAGTGAAATCAGAAATTTACTACACTGGTCAAGCTGAGGATGGAGCAGGGTGGATCGCGCACTTACTCGGATGTAAAGTGGGTAGCTTACCTACCAAGTATCTAGGTTTGCCCTTGTCAATTAGACCTCCTTCCAAGGACGACTGGAGGGTGCTTATCGGTAAAATCCAAAGTAGAATTGATGGGTGGCAGGGAAAGCTGCTCTCGAGAGGGGGCAGACTTATCCTTGTTAATGCAGTACTAACCAATCTTCCAATATACTACCTCTCAATCTTCATGGCTCCTAAATGGGTAATCAAGTGTATTGAGACGTTACGAAGAGGATTCTTCTGGACCGGAGAAGTAGATAGCCGTGGAATTAGATGCCTAGTTTCTTGGCAGTGCGTTTGCCGCAACAAGAAGGAGGGCGGACTAGGTGTTCTTGATATCCGTACGATGAACTGGGCCCTAATGGTTAAGTGGTGGTGGAAGCTCCAGACTGCACCACAGTTGCATTGGAACAAGCTTCTCCACGACCTGTTTTACCGTCGAAGAAGGCCATTGAAGGAGGGAAGATCTTTCCGACCAGTTTCCTCCTGGTGGAAGGACGTACTTAGACTCAAGGATATATATAAATGGGGAGCATTCTATACGCCGGGTAACAGGAGTACTATCGACTTTTGGGAGGATCGGTGGTGTGGGGAAACAACGCTACGCGCGTCATTCCCTGTGCTATTCTTCCTCTCTCCTCATAAAAACTTGAGAATATCCGAATGTCTGAGTAGTAGCGGCTGGCGCTGGGATATGATTCTGGGAGACGACAGGACTGTTAATCCCAGCGCGAACCCGGAAGTTTTAGGGCTCAAGGACAGGCTATCCTATGCTACTACTACCCAAGGGCAAGACAGAGTGCAGTGGCGTTGGAGTTCTGAAGGACGGTTCACCGTGAAATCAACCTACTCAACACTGCGTGATGGAGGCATGAGGGACACCCGTTTGGGTAAGATCTGGTCATTACGCATACCCCTAAAAGTGAAAGTGTTCTGCTGGCTCGTCCTAAAAAAAAGGCTGCCCACAACTGACAACCTGGTAAAGCGAGGTTGGTCTGGAAATACGAAATGTGTGCTGTGTGGCCTGGAAGAAGAGACCGTCGACCATCTTTTCTCTCAGTGTTTAATCTCAAGATACCTTATAGCAGTTACACAGGATAACTTCCATCTGGGAGACCTAGAAGATGATGTGCGGGACGTTTGGGACGGATGGGCCGAAACAAATAGGTACTCAACTACCTCAGGACGTCGTTTCATAAGACTTATAGCAGCCTGGTGGATCATCTGGGATCTACGGAACAGGGCGATCTTCACGACAGCTCAGTACGATCCTACAGTAGGTATTTACAAGATCAATCAGTTGTCGGAGCAGTGGATGAAACTTTCGCCGGACTGAATCAACtgtagtttagttttttttttttttttttttttttttttttttttttttttgccctctCGCCCCTTTCGAGgccttgttgcctcacccatgtagcttaattcatgtTCTtactgaatgaagcgggtagcatgctacccttctctcaaaaaaaaataataattaaaagaagGGAGAGTCCCCATCCAATGGGAGGATGCTTGGAGAGTAAACTTTGGAATAATAAAATAACCCAGAAGTGTGTAGTTGACCTGTCTGTAGATACAAACCAAGAGGCGTTTGGGCAGGTTAAGTGGCTCACCATACGAGACTTCCCCCGTGGCTCTTAAAAGCAATTGGATATTCAATCTCTTCCTCAAATTTATATTTCGTCAGATTCATAGCTTTTTGCTCgttaagtcaaaaaaatttggttttttatatttaattaatgccTCTGTAATAAATAAAGCTTTATACACCTGCTGCAGGCAATTGTCATATATCTCCGTATAACGCCACCTGGCAAATTATTACTCCATCTGCCTGTCCGAGTTGCATTTGCATTGCGtctataatataatagtttttttaagtaaaaaaaagaaagaggggaaaaaaatcgCATCGGAGTCTCCGTCCCCTTCCGGGTATCTCGTCCGCTAAAATATCACACAAAAATATATGGCATAGTTTCTTTCATCCGTTATCGCCAACAACGTACGTATTAGGCAGGCCAatcctctctcttcctcctcctccattaGACCCTTAAGTCCATAGTAACCCAGTGAGCGAGTGAATCGCCCCGCATCCGGAGAAAGAGCACTCACCAtggccgccgcagccgccgcgaAGCTCCTCTCCCCCGCCTCCCTGtccctccgcctccgcccctCCGCCCTCGCCCCCTCCGCTCGCCTCCTCTCCGTCTccgtctccgcctccgcccGCCCTCCGCTTCGTACGATCTCCGTGGGCGACCGGCTCCCTGACGCGACCCTCTCCTACTTCGGCGCCGACGGGGAGCTGCAGACGGTGAGCGTGGGGGAGCTGACGAAGGGCAAGAAGGCGGTGCTCTTCGCCGTGCCCGGCGCCTTCACCCCGACCTGCTCCCAGAAGCACCTGCCCGGGTTCGTCGAGAAGGCCGCGGAGCTCCGCGCCCGCGGCGTCGACGCCATCGCCTGCGTCTCCGTCAACGACGCCTTCGTCATGCGCGCCTGGAAGGAGAGCCTCAGCGTCCCCGACGACCAGGTCCTGCTCCTCTCCGACGGCAACGGCGACTTCACCCGCGCCCTCGGCGTCGAGCTCGACCTCACCGACAAGCCCGTCGGCCTCGGCGTCCGCTCCCGCCGCTACGCCATGCTCGTCGACGACGGCGTCGTCAAGGTCCTCAACCTCGAGGACGGAGGCGCCTTCACCACCAGCAGCGCCGAGGAGATCCTCAAGGCCCTCtagacctatatatatagatgctcCCCTTTACCCTTTTtggtcctcctcctcctcctccttttcgtTGCTTCAGGTTGGTGGTGCTGGTGGTGGTGTTTTTGCTTATGTTTTCCAGGAAATCACTCGCTCTTTTTCTCTCATAATTCCGGTGCTTTTGATAACTAATGTAGAACTCGAACTACATTTCTGTCTTGGTAAAGTTTATCTGAGCTGAGCTTTTATCATTGACAAGTACGGTGGCATTCTCGTGGCGGATTAGAGCTCCTTTTTGCTTCATTTTACCATCTGTTTGTTGAAATGCCAAACAAGAATTTAGAGGCCCTTATTAATTAGTTGCAGCAGAATTGCAATGTAGGACCGGCAGAATATAGCAGAAGATATATAGGTGCTGCGGACATGACCGGCTGAATTGGCAAATTCTTCTCTAtgtgtttttgttttctatgaGGATTAATTGTAGGAAAGGTATCCTTTCTTTACATTGTTTTTATCTTTAGTTGATGGTCGAACTAATTCACATGAAAATTAATGACTCTTGAAGGAATCATACTCTCTTCAACCGTAGATAGTAGAATAGAAATATTACTAGATATACTGGTATCAAGAGACGGGGAATCGTAGCAGGCAAAGATTTTTCTAGACATGAACCAGACAATGTGCCTTTGAGTTAGACTTGATGCTGCAAATACTAGATAGATTAAGGTAAAGTAGTCtacttggattttttttttataggctTTTGTAAAGGAATGAAAGAGACGGTACTCTCGATGTTTGGATAAATAAGATGGGGGGAGTTAGACAGGGAAAAAGGATGTTGGATTTTGAACCtagagaaggaagaaaagaaacttTCAAACATTTATTTGGATTGCATGGATAAATGAGATAGATTCTGGAAACAGGAACCTAACTAATAAAGAGAGGAAATGTGACATTGAATCAAATTTATGCGACATACGAAATCAAGTTGGCACAGAGGTTGAGTGGGATGTGACTGAAGCAAGTCGATACACAATCAATTTTCTTTCACAAAACTGCAAATGTTAGGAAGAGAAGGAATCTAATTCTTCATTTAATATCGGACATTTGGTTAGTGGGGAAGAGAAATTGATTTAGGTAGGCAACAAATTATGATAAACTAGTTTCTCTGGAACATAGTTAAGTTGCACTGGATAATGGGCAACGCTCACTGAGTTGCCCTTATATGATAATGGAATTAACTAAGCATGCTTATTTTGAATGACAAATGATAATGCCACCTGAGCTTATGATTTTCTAGAACTTTTGTTCCTATTTCGCAGGttgatctaaattttgattcaatGTAAGTTGCCGGAATAGATTATgaatggaaaaataaaatttaggatCCAGAATTATGGTTTTAGTTGGCAAGGTTTCAAAGAGAACAAGGAGGTGGAAGACTGAAGAATTCGGACCTACTAGCTTGACCGTTAAGATTATTAAAATTGTTTCAGTGGACAGATCGCGACAGGTTGTAGATGAACTGGTTGATGGATCTGAAAGTGTCTTTTTCCATAATGGAATTTTCTTTGATTGCATAATATATGCACATCAAATTTCTACACAAAATAGAGAGGAACACAAAATAGAGAGGAAGGTCTGTTTTTGAAGTTTATGGGCTGTTATTGAGATGTAAATGAAGGCAATAGGTTTTGGAAATGTACTATTTGGATTATTCATAATAATGTTTTTTTCTGCTGCATCAGGCAGTGATAAAGGTCTATTGTGAGAAAGGTCTATTAATATACAGAAGAAATAAATACAAGTGATGAGTAGATTGTTTTGAGATTAGTTAATCTTATGGCCCTGAATATTTATTGTGGAAGCTGATGCTTTGAAAGGCAAAATTAGGCAGACATTGTGAAAGGGGTATTTTCATAAATATTATCTGTTGGCATTGTCGAATTTTAATGTGATGATAATATTGTTTTGCTTACAATGCATATTGAAAGGAGGTAATACTGCTCAAACGTAAAAACTGAGATAAATTGTCTCATTTTACGTTTGGAAGATGGAAATTCCGCCCAAATAGAAGCATCGTTTTGATTGTGATATTAATAATAGAAATCTAAAAGAGATGACcgaggagaaaaggaaaatggGTTGGAGATTCTTTAACTGTTGTCCTTTTCTTGTGGCCCCCTCTACTTCAGTTTTCTTGTTCAGCTCCCGAATAACTGCCGGTTTGTTCAGATTCGAGCTAGCATATACAACCATGGTATTATGTTGATCTTAGACTAAGACATTTCTCAGGAACATGCATTACATGCCATAAAAGTAAGCAGTGGTAGCTTCAGTTCTTCCTAAAGATGAAATGCTGATTTGGATGTGATCACAGCAATCTTGGCTGATTTTTG
This DNA window, taken from Ananas comosus cultivar F153 linkage group 21, ASM154086v1, whole genome shotgun sequence, encodes the following:
- the LOC109726877 gene encoding uncharacterized protein LOC109726877; translated protein: MRGSWRWSGRRRGSWRWTSTCSSPQLNGYKLGCIEDVAAARLGANNGTPSIDKPKIDRRGKRVVKRVAWADEVGGTLLSIREFQEESELTPTGVGKGRVRELGREVNVKTLREKIGISFQGFDKKGRGRVAGDSGSSAFTVGRSYKEALLRDISTLPPKTPPTPWLSGDRRSKQRFERSSNSRRCFRCLASDHLIGECRDPVKCLRCRKTGHRAFDCREPDSRSKVSMNRAFRQRERVPKVYVPYTEEYLRRREYRRNAVLADVIPPANLGSDPLQTIASALARRFGGYTQDFAVARYRDRDYAIFLPEWVSAEVLARREVLTLDGFWIRCYEWGQYRTARPHRVCFKAWIRLINLPFECWTVARVAALVGGFGRFIKADDTTKAMTDLRAFRCQINLDSLREIPQNLSIVLGEEIFSVMVHLESWERVAAGNGGEPPAPPRDGAEMGNQDPGPGDRRGRAQGNNGQVRADEEMGEGAGELVDAGSVNSVNRVLSASSLPRISGSTLPWTAYGSHRSRSHRSTPEDGGGAVRWVERLGTVREAAAPKPETREAVAPKPKTRSGKVAAPLLEQAARRHLVPFPKISFPAQLISDPPRASCRKSMMASRQDGGKAFIGFGQLSGITKPILLFFWWSGSHVMLLKLGGSPVALFGPTFRAQLPNPFWASLLGPVAGVVSSLHLSGGLSLRATVGSTGSRLTQRTGLSDTIDAGGVLFQEAMSGVSNRFSEDLEDALLMERDGTTHSLSYPNDATVEDPPVWSRDVVVAGKLDRGIGSNCGIGDGPRTSARLATREKGSILSKAISRKARLRGGGAIFVDELSPRKIIQKSRLCGVILDGTEAAHLAQFMKDCA
- the LOC109726879 gene encoding peroxiredoxin-2E-2, chloroplastic is translated as MAAAAAAKLLSPASLSLRLRPSALAPSARLLSVSVSASARPPLRTISVGDRLPDATLSYFGADGELQTVSVGELTKGKKAVLFAVPGAFTPTCSQKHLPGFVEKAAELRARGVDAIACVSVNDAFVMRAWKESLSVPDDQVLLLSDGNGDFTRALGVELDLTDKPVGLGVRSRRYAMLVDDGVVKVLNLEDGGAFTTSSAEEILKAL